Proteins from one Homalodisca vitripennis isolate AUS2020 chromosome 3, UT_GWSS_2.1, whole genome shotgun sequence genomic window:
- the LOC124356674 gene encoding protein croquemort-like isoform X1, whose amino-acid sequence MSLTADGVFTMGSGLGNIDDLGLMTAWNYRNRSVYPGECGRIHGTYGEEFPPNSVYQSDITLYANDLCSVLNLKRQKASSVRGIPSVLFAGGPDVFSNETTCYCRNSSNCPASGVRDLSLCNGSPAMVSWPHFYLADPSYRKAVVGMNPDAEHHQFYMDMAEVTSVPLAVRGRMQLNILMQTVPDIDMFKNISWTVMPMMWFSQEADLTPELASQMGVLVGLVNWGRWVLLGGGVVGVLLVLLGLVLHFRGTLRTNDDDRLLH is encoded by the exons ATGTCCCTGACAGCTGACGGAGTGTTCACCATGGGATCAGGGCTGGGCAACATAGATGATCTGGGACTGATGACTGCCTGGAACTACCGGAACCGATCTGTGTACCCTGGAGAGTGTGGCAGGATACATGGAACCTACGGGGAAGAGTTCCCACCCAACAGTGTGTACCAGTCAGACATCACCCTGTATGCCAACGACTTGTGCAG TGTGCTGAACTTGAAGCGGCAGAAGGCATCGTCAGTCAGGGGTATCCCGTCGGTATTGTTCGCCGGGGGTCCAGATGTGTTCAGCAACGAGACAACTTGTTACTGCCGCAACAGCTCTAACTGTCCTGCCAGCGGTGTGCGGGATCTGAGTCTGTGTAATGGTTCCCCCGCCATGGTGTCCTGGCCTCACTTCTATCTCGCAGATCCCAGCTATCGCAAGGCTGTAGTCGGCATGAACCCTGATGCTGAACACCACCAATTTTACATGGACATGGCTGAG GTGACATCTGTACCATTAGCGGTGAGAGGGAGGATGCAGCTCAATATACTGATGCAGACTGTCCCAGATATaga CATGTTCAAGAACATCAGTTGGACAGTGATGCCGATGATGTGGTTCAGCCAGGAGGCAGACCTTACACCAGAGCTTGCTTCACAGATGGGGGTGCTGGTGGGGTTGGTCAATTGGGGCCGTTGGGTGTTGCTGGGCGGAGGAGTGGTTGGGGTCCTCCTGGTGCTGTTAGGACTCGTGCTGCACTTCAGGGGTACTTTGAGAACAAACGATGATGATAGGTTGCTGCACTAG
- the LOC124356674 gene encoding protein croquemort-like isoform X2, with protein MSLTADGVFTMGSGLGNIDDLGLMTAWNYRNRSVYPGECGRIHGTYGEEFPPNSVYQSDITLYANDLCSVLNLKRQKASSVRGIPSVLFAGGPDVFSNETTCYCRNSSNCPASGVRDLSLCNGSPAMVSWPHFYLADPSYRKAVVGMNPDAEHHQFYMDMAEHVQEHQLDSDADDVVQPGGRPYTRACFTDGGAGGVGQLGPLGVAGRRSGWGPPGAVRTRAALQGYFENKR; from the exons ATGTCCCTGACAGCTGACGGAGTGTTCACCATGGGATCAGGGCTGGGCAACATAGATGATCTGGGACTGATGACTGCCTGGAACTACCGGAACCGATCTGTGTACCCTGGAGAGTGTGGCAGGATACATGGAACCTACGGGGAAGAGTTCCCACCCAACAGTGTGTACCAGTCAGACATCACCCTGTATGCCAACGACTTGTGCAG TGTGCTGAACTTGAAGCGGCAGAAGGCATCGTCAGTCAGGGGTATCCCGTCGGTATTGTTCGCCGGGGGTCCAGATGTGTTCAGCAACGAGACAACTTGTTACTGCCGCAACAGCTCTAACTGTCCTGCCAGCGGTGTGCGGGATCTGAGTCTGTGTAATGGTTCCCCCGCCATGGTGTCCTGGCCTCACTTCTATCTCGCAGATCCCAGCTATCGCAAGGCTGTAGTCGGCATGAACCCTGATGCTGAACACCACCAATTTTACATGGACATGGCTGAG CATGTTCAAGAACATCAGTTGGACAGTGATGCCGATGATGTGGTTCAGCCAGGAGGCAGACCTTACACCAGAGCTTGCTTCACAGATGGGGGTGCTGGTGGGGTTGGTCAATTGGGGCCGTTGGGTGTTGCTGGGCGGAGGAGTGGTTGGGGTCCTCCTGGTGCTGTTAGGACTCGTGCTGCACTTCAGGGGTACTTTGAGAACAAACGATGA